A window of Thalassophryne amazonica chromosome 12, fThaAma1.1, whole genome shotgun sequence genomic DNA:
tttctcttctacctgtaaagcccacggagagtcaaatgactccaagatcccccGTGgaaagctacttctgttatgtaaacaaggaaattTCAGAACACCTCACTAAGACGCCCAGAGACTGGTCAAATGACCCATGTACCTCTAACGTTCAAGAGGCGTTGGACATGATCCTGCCCGACGCAAACCCTTGCGACTCGGATGGAGACGACATCAACTGTGAGCTGGATACAGAGTCTGAGCTGTCGTCAGGTAAGATTCCATTCCTTATTATTTCCCTTttttcatatctcatttcaaacaAGAAGGTGGAAAGTACAAAAAAAGTATTGTTCCTTTTTCTGTTCGTGCGTTGTGCTTGTTGTTTTATTCGACAGCCTCCATTGAGTTTCTGAGTGCGGGCCTCATTTGTTTTCATAGGCTCCACTTTTCCCTGCACCCGAGTGTACCGAAGTGCAAGACAGTGTTCTGCTtctatgtgtctttttatgtAGATAGATTTATGTGACTTTATTTGGAAACAGAGGAGAGTGTATTGGAAAAATAGTATTTCTGCATGCGTTTGTGATATCATTTGACTGTCCAATCACTCACAATTTCACTTTTTTTCACTCCACAGATGAGGATATTGCTCTGCAGCCGGAAAAAAGAGCTCGGTTGGAGCCTGACCTGACAGAGACGGCGAAAGACGGCATAGTGTGGCGTAAAGAACAAGTGGGGAGGCCTCTCCATTTCACCCCAATGGAAGCTTACGCCGCAGATGGAGAGCCAACGGCAGAGGCCCGAAGGAACATCTCCAGTCGCCTTCAGAGCTTCCTGTGTCTCATCACACATGCCATGCTCCGAAACATTCAAGAGTGGACAATTCAGCATGCACAGCAAACAGGGGATGCTGATTGGTTCATGGCCCTCCCTGAACTAATGgcattcattgccatcctcatcctGCGTGGGCTTACCAAGGTTCCCTCACTCAGTGACTGCTGGTCGGCAAACCTGGGAAACCCACACATCATTGGAATTATGGCCCAAAACCGCTTCAAGGACATCATGCGACATCTGCGCTTTGATGACAGGTCCACCCGCAGTGAGCGAGCAAAGACCGATAGATTTGCTGCAATTTCTGGTGTATGGAGGTCTTTTGCTTCCAAATGCATCACCTCATACAACCCCGGTCGACACATCACCGTTGACAAACAGCTTTACCCGTCAAAGACTCACTGCTGTTTCCTGCAGTACATTGCCAGTAAACCTGACAAATTTGGGATTAAGTTTTGGGTGGCCTGCGACTTGAAGTCCAAGTACATCTGTAACGTCTTCCCATATCTTGGCAAGGACCCCAGTCGTCCCAGCGGGGAGAGACTGTCAGAAAATGTGGTGATGAGGCTGATGGAACCGTTCCTGGACAAGGGCAGAAATGTTACCACGGAcaatttcttcacctctctgtcaCTGGCACAACGACTGCACAGCCGGAAAACCACCCTCCTCGGCACCGTCAACAAGATCCGCAGGGAAATTCCTCCCTCCACGAAACAGATGGACCACAATGAATTCACCATTCAGGTGTTTTCAACCACTGGTGCCACACTCACAGTTTATGCGCCCAAACGAAGGAAGGTGGTTTACATCCTCAGCAGCATGCACAGCGTGGTTGAGACTGAGAATACCACCAAAAGGAAGCCAAACACGGTCACGCTTTACAACAAAACAAAGTGTGGCGTGGATGTTATGGACCAGATGGTGCGGGACTACACTGTCTGCGCAGGAACACGGCGCTAGC
This region includes:
- the LOC117522186 gene encoding uncharacterized protein LOC117522186, translating into MTPRSPVESYFCYVNKEISEHLTKTPRDWSNDPCTSNVQEALDMILPDANPCDSDGDDINCELDTESELSSDEDIALQPEKRARLEPDLTETAKDGIVWRKEQVGRPLHFTPMEAYAADGEPTAEARRNISSRLQSFLCLITHAMLRNIQEWTIQHAQQTGDADWFMALPELMAFIAILILRGLTKVPSLSDCWSANLGNPHIIGIMAQNRFKDIMRHLRFDDRSTRSERAKTDRFAAISGVWRSFASKCITSYNPGRHITVDKQLYPSKTHCCFLQYIASKPDKFGIKFWVACDLKSKYICNVFPYLGKDPSRPSGERLSENVVMRLMEPFLDKGRNVTTDNFFTSLSLAQRLHSRKTTLLGTVNKIRREIPPSTKQMDHNEFTIQVFSTTGATLTVYAPKRRKVVYILSSMHSVVETENTTKRKPNTVTLYNKTKCGVDVMDQMVRDYTVCAGTRR